The following is a genomic window from Saccopteryx bilineata isolate mSacBil1 chromosome 4, mSacBil1_pri_phased_curated, whole genome shotgun sequence.
CGGCCTGCTCAGGAACAGTGGCATCAACAAGTTGTGAAGTGGGTTGCACATCCCCCTTGGGTTAGAAAAGAGCAAATTCATGCTAGGAAGAGCGAGGCTGACCTTCAGAGGCGGGCTGGCTCCCCAGGAGGCTGGTGTAAGTGTGAATATCTCTTTCTAGTCAGGAAGGTAGGCAGGCAGGAGAGAAGAAACACCAATAGCCCATcagaaaacagaaagcaagatggGTTAAGTCACATGGGTCTCCAGCAGAGGGACAGCCACCGAGGCACAGAAGTTGAGGTGGAAAGATCCAAATGGCTAAATATCTGGAGAGCTTGCCAAGGGCAGGTAAAGGAATCTCACTCACAGACAGCTGAGCAGCACCGGGAGGGCTCAGCCAGCCACGTTCCAGCTGCTTTAGGGGCCCAGGGGGTGCCGGCTGCACTGGGCCCTCTGACCTCACCAGAGCCCGACGGAACAAGAGGACACTTTCAGGCAAACCTTATTTTACATGTATAAGTCCCCTGTTCAACTGGTGAGTTCCGAAAGCCACGCAGTAAAAAACCGACAGACGGGCATCTCCCAGGCCCTGCCAGCAGGCCGAGCACCCACCCTCCATGCAGCTGTGCCCCCCCAAAGTCACTACAGCTGGCATGCATTCAGTAGAGGGCAGGTGCGCTTACCTCCAAGGGGGAAGCCTTCCGTGAGGATCTGCACCGTCGAGATGTGCGTGACCTCAATCTCGTGGTGGCTGTCCCCATCCAGAAAGAGGAATCTGTCAAACAGAGGGTGTCCCCACACGTTACCTGAAGGCTCCCGGTGACAAAGCTGTCAGTGGCTGTCAGGGGCGAGCAGACGCTGCCTCTTACCTCTGGTTGTTGGAAAGACGACAAACCATTGTTTCCGATTCCTCTGAGTTTCCAAAAGTTACCAGGAAGGTGGCTCCTTGGGGCACAACATCAAGCGTAAAAACACAGCCGCCCCTTCCAGCCAGGCGCAGAGGGGTGCATGCATGCAGGGCAAGGGAGACAGGCAACAGCTGTGCCCAGCACCCCTTGCTGGGGCCGGCGCTATGTCCGTCACAGGTCAGAGcgctgacacccccccccccccccccgcactgacGCGCGCGCGCGGCAGGAGCCACGGGGCGGGGACAGAGTGGAAGGCCAGCACCTGCCCAGCCTGCAGGAGAGGCAGCCAGAGCAAGGACCCAGTGGAAGGAGGGGTGCTGGGAGGCAGGCCCTTCATCTGCACAGCTCTTATCTTCTTGTACCACTCAATCCCCGAGACGGTCAGGTGGAAGATGCCACATGCTGCTGGTCCTGCTGTCGCACCGGAGGCCTGGCCCAgggccacccacccacccaatgAACACCCCAACTAGTGGCCCTACATCCAGAAAAGTGAGGCTCAGGTTTTAGGCGAAGTCTGAAGGGGAAAGCTGGCTCCACACCTATTTTTGCAAGAATCCAGGAGACGGGGAGCGAGACCACCTCAGACCTGCACCCTGCCCGCCCATGCGGCTGCTTACCGCTCTGCAGCACTCGGAGCTGCTTGTCGTAGAACTCGGCCTCCTTGCGGGACACCAAGGCGCACGCAGCGCACTGCCTCACGGGGTCCACGAAGCACATGCGCGGCAGTGCCACCTTCTGGCCGCAGCACTTGTCGCAGAAGCACTTCCCGCAGCGGCGGCAGTGgtgctgcaggaggggcagatgGGTGAGTGGCGAGCCTGCCCCGCATATCTCCCCACAGGAGCCCAGGGGCCTACTGCCACAGGCCATGCCACCGGCCAGGAGGCCCCATCTCTGCTCTGCGCCCCAGCACATGCTCAGGACAGGACACAGCCATGTGGACAGGCCCAGTAGGGCCACAGGGTGTGCGGGCTGCACACTGAGACCCAGGCCCAGTGTCTGTCTCCTGTGTTCAGGCAGACAGCCCATGGGCCATGTCCCTCTGGGCCCCTCCCATCCAGTGGCCTCAGCTCACCTTTCTGGTGAGAAAGTCAAACTTGGCATCACACTGCATACACCGCGGGCACTAGGAGAGAAGGGGACAAGTATCAGAACCTGCTCTGAGGACACTCACATTTGGGCTGGTGCCCCTTGCTCTCGGCTGGTCCACATCAGGGCCCCCAGGGAGCCAGATGGGCAGGTGCTCTGGAGGGTGGCTGGCAGCCCTGGCCACCGTGGGCACCAAGTCTGAACGCTGCAAGATCCTGTGACCAACATTATCTTATTTGCTCTTTAGCTGCTTTCTGGACTGAAACACGGGGCCTGGTCTGCCTTGGCCTTCCAGAACCATCTACAGCATCCCCGCGGGCTGGATGCTCCAGTCACTGCTGGGCCCCCAGGGCTGGCAAGTTCAAAGACCAGTCTCTACACACAGGCTACATTGAGAACTTAAAAACAGCTCCCTTAGAAACAGAAGTAATAGAGAAGCATTTCATCCCTCTAAGTAACGAGGTTATTCAGAAAATCAACAAACTTTTAGACAGTTTTCTGTTGATCATATAAGagaaaatgaagtttttaaaTTCTCAACAGAGCAATTTTATACAAAAAGAACTAAAGGAGGAAATAAAGCAAGAGGCGAGATGTGAGAGGAACATGATGGCCAGGGAACTAATATCTTGTCCGGTGAGCACAGCACAGGCAGCAAAGCTGCCAGGGACCTCTGGGACCCACACTGGACACAGAAACCCGCCTGGGGCCCGGGGCTCTGAGGCCCCACAAGATGCTATCTAGGGAGAGAGTGCACCCAAGTCTAGAAACCAGCTGCCATCCACAACGCAGCAACAGGGTCTGAGATGCCAGCCTCTCGCACTGTCACCGCTGGGGAGGGCCAGGCTGATGGCCACACAGGAACAATCCCCAGGGAGGACCCAGACCTGTGGGACTGACCCACCAAAGAGCCTGGAGGACCCTCAGGAGGGTTGGGTGGTGGGGCAGGGTGTGCAGGTGGAGGTGTGCCCACAGggacacgcacatgcacacacagatccTCTGCAGccagaccctccccccccccaggcagacTGGGGCTGCACCAGGCTGACTCACAGGCAGACACCTCGCCAGGGCAGAACAAGCAGTGGCCTCCGAGGGCCCTTTACTCCAGGGAAGCCATGTCAATAGGAGCCTTTGGCCATATGCCCTCCTACAAAGGCCTGGTGCAGGTGTGCGGGAGGAAGACAGTGAGAAGGGGTGGCCTCTGAGGGTTCCTTGGAGGCCACAGGTGGTTCCACATGGCACCTCCCTCCCCCGGATGCCTCTCTGCACTGGTCCAGTGCAGAAGGCTGGGGTAAGGCCCAAGCAGGTACCATAAATCGGTGGTTTTCAACCTTGCTACACTTGGGGacaggtgaaaatagaattacttgggggaccgctaaggcagaaatcacccaaGCATAAGCGAAgtcgactaagatcactgggtctaccATGTGCAAACAGCATCAGGACGGTTAACTCCTTCGGGACCAGAACGAAATTCCTGGCAGACTGGTTCGTGGATCAGCAgctgaaaatcactgctgtagaTGGAGCCACAGGCAAGGAAAAAGCACAAAGGGTCCGGCACCAGGCATGGGTTTCAGGACAGAGGGGTGTGCTGAGGGCAGAGGCCCAAGCACAGCACTGTTTGGAGGCCTGAGGTCTCTGCTGACCCGCTGCCTCCAAAGGTGCCCGTCACCACTGCACAAGCAGCCCCAGCCCCCAAAGGTCAGGTGGCAGCGTCTTCCTCTAAAAGGtacaagagtttaaaaaaatcagagtagGGAGAgtttaacattaaataaaaagttattacagcctgacctgtggtggcgcagtggataaagggtcaacctggaatgctgaggtcactggtttgaaaccccaggcttgcctggttaaggctaATATGGGAGttgtgcttcttgctcctccccctgtcctatctcattcctctttctctctctctctctctctctctctctctaaaagtgaatttaaagaatctaaaaaaaaagtcctcaccATGGCCTATAAagtcctctaaaaaaaaaagttactacaaAGAGAAcaaagcttgcctgaccaggcggtggcacagtggatggagcattagactgggatgctgaggacccaggttcgagaccccaaggttgccagcctgagcgcgggctca
Proteins encoded in this region:
- the ZFYVE21 gene encoding zinc finger FYVE domain-containing protein 21 isoform X1, with product MSSEVATRRDAKKLVRSPSGLRMVPEHRAFGSPFGLEEPQWVPDKECPRCMQCDAKFDFLTRKHHCRRCGKCFCDKCCGQKVALPRMCFVDPVRQCAACALVSRKEAEFYDKQLRVLQSGATFLVTFGNSEESETMVCRLSNNQRFLFLDGDSHHEIEVTHISTVQILTEGFPLGGGSARAMGMTLQYSASGADGVTQLKLTAGEDASASRKQSTAWLAAMHKAAKLLYESRDQ
- the ZFYVE21 gene encoding zinc finger FYVE domain-containing protein 21 isoform X3; its protein translation is MSSEVATRRDAKKLVRSPSGLRMVPEHRAFGSPFGLEEPQWVPDKECPRCMQCDAKFDFLTRKHHCRRCGKCFCDKCCGQKVALPRMCFVDPVRQCAACALVSRKEAEFYDKQLRVLQSGATFLVTFGNSEESETMVCRLSNNQRFLFLDGDSHHEIEVTHISTVQILTEGFPLGERDIHTYTSLLGSQPASEGGSARAMGMTLQYSASGADGVTQLKLTAGEDASASRKQSTAWLAAMHKAAKLLYESRDQ
- the ZFYVE21 gene encoding zinc finger FYVE domain-containing protein 21 isoform X2, whose translation is MQCDAKFDFLTRKHHCRRCGKCFCDKCCGQKVALPRMCFVDPVRQCAACALVSRKEAEFYDKQLRVLQSGATFLVTFGNSEESETMVCRLSNNQRFLFLDGDSHHEIEVTHISTVQILTEGFPLGERDIHTYTSLLGSQPASEGGSARAMGMTLQYSASGADGVTQLKLTAGEDASASRKQSTAWLAAMHKAAKLLYESRDQ